A stretch of Clostridium sp. BJN0001 DNA encodes these proteins:
- a CDS encoding Gfo/Idh/MocA family oxidoreductase codes for MKKLNFAIIGCGRISYKHVEALYNNREEAVLKAVCDVILKKAESKRDEYLEKMGEDKKVSTYTDYKDMIDNEDLDVVTVATESGYHAKIAIYAMEHGINVIVEKPMAMSIDDANKMIEVAEKNHVKLSICHQNRFNKPVVKLREAIENNKFGKLVNGEARILWNRNMDYYNQAPWRGTWKLDGGTLMNQCIHNIDLLQWMMGGEIDKVYAECDTFLRDIEAEDFGTILIRFKNGAIGIVEGSACVYPKNLEETLSVFGEKGAVSIGGLAVNQLETWRFEGDDEEKVKGEVNTKIDNVYGKGHTPLFKNVIDAINNDTEPLVSGKEGIKAMSIILAAYKSRKTGLPVKFPFTNFKTTDMEDTFEGRKKYRK; via the coding sequence ATGAAAAAATTAAATTTTGCGATTATTGGTTGTGGAAGAATATCATATAAACATGTTGAAGCATTATATAATAATAGAGAAGAAGCAGTTTTAAAGGCAGTTTGTGACGTCATTTTAAAAAAGGCTGAATCAAAAAGAGATGAATACTTAGAAAAGATGGGCGAAGACAAAAAAGTCTCTACATATACTGATTATAAAGACATGATAGATAATGAAGATTTAGATGTCGTTACAGTAGCTACAGAGAGTGGATATCATGCAAAAATTGCTATTTATGCAATGGAACATGGAATAAATGTTATTGTAGAAAAACCTATGGCAATGTCAATTGACGATGCTAATAAAATGATAGAAGTAGCAGAAAAGAACCATGTAAAATTAAGTATATGTCATCAGAACAGATTTAATAAACCAGTAGTAAAACTTAGAGAAGCAATAGAAAACAATAAGTTCGGAAAGCTTGTAAATGGAGAAGCAAGAATTTTATGGAATAGAAACATGGATTATTATAATCAGGCTCCATGGAGAGGAACATGGAAACTTGATGGAGGAACTTTAATGAACCAGTGTATTCATAATATAGATCTTCTTCAATGGATGATGGGAGGAGAGATAGACAAAGTTTATGCAGAGTGTGATACATTCTTAAGAGATATTGAAGCAGAAGATTTTGGAACTATCTTAATTAGATTTAAAAATGGTGCAATAGGTATTGTTGAAGGTTCAGCATGCGTATATCCAAAGAATCTTGAAGAAACTTTAAGTGTATTTGGAGAAAAAGGAGCAGTATCTATCGGAGGTCTTGCAGTAAATCAGCTTGAAACTTGGAGATTTGAAGGTGATGATGAAGAAAAAGTAAAAGGCGAAGTTAATACAAAGATAGATAACGTTTATGGAAAAGGACATACTCCTTTATTTAAAAATGTAATAGATGCTATAAATAATGATACAGAGCCTCTTGTTTCAGGAAAAGAAGGAATAAAGGCAATGTCAATTATACTTGCAGCATATAAATCAAGAAAAACAGGACTTCCAGTAAAATTTCCATTTACAAACTTTAAAACAACAGACATGGAAGATACATTTGAAGGAAGAAAAAAATATAGAAAATAA